AAAATTAATAGACTGGAAAACCATACTGTTGACCAATGGGGAAGGCAGTGGAGATTTTCAGCTGAAAGAAGATCTTCCCGAACAGGTTTATTTTGTAAGAGCTTATACTCCTTACATGACTAATTTTAATGAAGATTTCCAAATTGTAAAAACCATTCCGGTTTATAATCCAGGCTCAGCAGAATCATTAGTTATTGCAAAAAATTCCGATTGGTCTGCAAAAGCTTTTCCTGAAGGCGGAACTTTCATTAGTGGTATGCCTACAAAATTTGCAGTGAGGCTGTCATCCAATTCTTCACTGCCGGAAAACTGGTCCGGAAAAATAATAGATTCTCAAAATCCCAATACTCCCATCACGACATTTAAATCTTTTGATAAAAATGTTGCCTCTTTTAAAATAACTCCGGCCTCAGGAAAAAAATACCAGGCCATTATTCAGGACAATACGGGGAAAAGTCAAACCATAGATCTGCCACAGGTTGCAGACAGCGGGCTTAATATTGAAGTTTCCAGCACAAAAGAAGGGATAAAATATGCTCTTAAAGGAGTTAATCTGAAACAACAGCTTCAGGGTTATAAAATTGTCGGAATGATCAATAACCATCTTGCCTACAGAGCGAATATCAATCAATTAACCAATGAAGCATCCAGTCTTATTCCTACAAAAATAAGTAACGGAGCAAACGGTATTTTACAGTTGGTTATTTTTGATGAACAGGATAACGTTGTAGCAAAAAGGCTTTGCTTTATCAAACCCGGCAATTTAAAGATTGAGAAAGCAGAAATAATAGGCCAGAGCTTAAAACCAACGCCAAGAGCTTTCAATAGCATTGATCTTTCTCCAGAGTCTTATTTTAAAAATTACACAGTTCTGGTAAGCGAAGATGATGGCACTCAAACTCAGGAAGAAGAAAATATCCTGAGCGGACTTTGGTTGACAGGAGATTTCACCACAAGAATAGACAACCCGGCACAATATTTCTCCAAGAATGCCAACAGTGAAGCTCTTGATGCCCTGCTTATTTCTGAAAACTGGAAAAGATTCGACTGGAATTCTGCACTCAGCGGATCTACACCCTCTATTAAGACCAAATCTGAGCAATATCTTTCCTACAGGGTAAAACCTATTAAAAATAATACAATGCTGGTGAACACCACTGTCAATTTAATATTGAGATTGGGTAAAAATACACCTAGCTTTAATCAGTTTAAAACAGATCAAAACGGATATATTTATTTAAATAATCTCAATAATGACGAACCTTTAGACGTATCATTTTTCGTAAATTCAGAAAACAAAGAATCAGGAAAGGATGATTTGTTTGTCACCATAGAGCCGTTAGTTACGCCTACACAATTTAAAGGTAACTTCCCTGCTACCAAATACACATTGGTAAAGACCAATAAAAATAAGACGGTTTCTCCAAAAATCTCCAGAGCCATCAATACCCAAAAAAATATTAAAAAGAAAGAAAGTGCTGAAATACAGATTCAGGAAGTTGCTTTGGTAGGAAAAAAGAAAGATCCCACAGAAGAACTGGACAAACAGCTGTCCAGTGGAATGTTCAGTTCTGTCAATACCACTATATTTGACTTCGTTAACGAAAACCAGCATACCGGAGGATCAATGAATGTATTAGACTGGCTGCAAGGAAGAGCTACTGCCGGATTAACCTTTCAAAGAAACAGTTCAGGGATCAATGTTCCTTCTATCCGCGGCCAGCAGGCTAAACTGTATTTGGATGAAATATCTACAGATGCCACCATGATTGCCAACCTTCCTATCAGCAATATAGCGATGGTAAAAATCATTAAAGGATCAGGACTGGTAGGTGATGCCATAGCCGTCTATACCATGAAAGGGAATATGAAATCCAAAAGCGATGAAAAAGAAGCACCGAAGAACAATGCATCAATCATCAAAGGATATGATAAACCTTCAGAATTCCCTATTGAAATGATCGATGATAATGCTCCGGAAAAAATTGAAAGTGATACCCGCGAAACCCTTTACTGGAACCCGAATTTATTTGACAGCGATTACGTCCCTCCAAGAATTAAATTCTTCAACAACGACAGCGCCAAACAATATAAAGTACTGATCATAAGCTTTGATGAAGACGACAACATTCTTTATGACCAGCAGATTTTGAAATAATAAAAAGCCTTTCAGTTTTCCTGAAAGGCTTTTTAGTTTTGAAGAAGGAAGCTGGAAGAAGGAAGTGATAATGGTTATAAAGAACAGATATTTGTCTGTTTTTATAAATGAACGAATTTTATGCTGCAAACATTAATCATTATAAAAAAATCATCTTTTCCTTTCTGGAAGGCAGTTACAATATAAACCCATCCTTGTCAAGGTTTAAAACCTTGACAAGGATATCAAACGAAGGTATTTTGTATGAAACTTACACTTTAAAGACAAAAACAGTACGCTGTCTTTTTACTTTACCCCTACGTAGCGGTTCCAGAATATTCTTTTGCGGTTCCAGACCCATCCGGAGCAATATAAAACCCTTCCCCTGGGGTTCACCAACCAGAAATTAGGGATCACAGACCTATCGGGAGAACATACAGACCTTAAAAGAGTATTTCAGAACCCCAAAATAGCGTTCCAAAACCTCAACTGAGATATCCGGAACCTTAAAGAATGATATCGGGAAACTTTTTGTATTGTAAACAGCAGAAATTTTCCAAAAAAACATCATCTTTTAAAAGAAACTCCCAAATATTCCGTTTAATTCTTAAATTTGGCTTATGCGAAAGAATCTTTATTTCATCATTATATTATGTACGCTTACCAGTTGCTATACTTATCAGGTAAAAAAGCCAGTGGATCCGGCTACCGGCAATAAGCAGGACTCTAAAAAGAATACAGCGATTGCCAATAATACCGCTCCTCAAATGAACACTACCGCGGCTCCTCAAAGCCTGAACATCCAGCAGGCACCTGCTCCGGTTAATATTCAGGAGAAATTAGCTGCGGGTAAAAATGTTAAAATTGAAGTGGATAACAAGAGTTATAAAGTTATCGTTGACCGATGGGAAGGTGACAGTCTGGTAGCACATCCCGTTCGTAATGCTAAAAAAAGTCTGAAATTCCATAAGAACCAGATCAATAGCGAGAGAATTGCAGAAAAACGTTTTTCGCAGCCTATTGCTGATATTCTTACTGTTACAGCTTATGCTGCTATTGGGGTTGGAATCTATCTTCTTGTCAAATAGTTTTTTAAACTTCACTATTCTTCAAAGTCTGAATACAGACAAATAAACGAAGATCTTGATATAGTACCAAACAAAATAGACTGTCTTTTGAGACAGTCTATTTTTATGAATTATTTTTTGTTGTTATGGCCAGATTACCCCGGATTGCTTAGGACTTGTCCATGGTTTTCCTGCAGGGCTTGTTCCCGGATGGGCAGCAAGACATTCACTTACCCATGTAGCACCCACAGCGTGAGATTTCACTTTTTTTACAGAACAATAAGTAGTTCCGAAGTTATCTTTATACAGCTGGTAGTTAGGATAGGCACCTTTCGCTACTAACTCTTCATTATCCAGAAGTTCAACATCATCGCCCACCTCAGCCGGATAATCCACAATAGCACCCAGAACCCATGCTATGGAATCTCTATTGTTACCCGCAACCAGACTTGGCGGAGGACTGAGTGTGATCTTAATTGTAGATTTTGATTGGTCTACAGAGTAAGAAGAAGAATAGGTAGATTCTTTAACACTCGCCAAAGGAATTCCTAAGAAAGAAAGCGTAGCAGAAGTAGACTGTTCAAAAGTTTTCTGAATACTCTTATAATCTTCACCCGTTACCGTGATCTCTACCGTAGGATAATTGGAAATCGCTACCCCGTTCAGTAAACCGAAAGGTCCTTCGGCATTGAATTTCATACCCGGATCCGGAGAAAATTTATATCCTGAGATATGTTTTTCTTCCTCTTTGTCTCTGCTGTTGATCTGTGCTTTACGGATGGGATCAAACCATGCCCAGTACATATTGCTGGCAATATTAAAATCTGTTGGTCCAAAGTTAACAAGAGTAACCCCTGTAAACATCATTGATATTTTGATAGAGTTTTTACTTATCGCAATATCTTCACTGAAATAATTGGCATTGCCACCAATTCCCAACGTAAAGAAATCAAAGATAGGAATAGAAAAACCCGTTTTTCCTTGTACAGAAACACGGAACTTGCTTTCAGATTCACGGCTGACTTCCATATCAATCTGAGCGGTCTGAGCGGTATTTTTAAGACCGTTTAAAATGTCGCTAAGCGGTGTTGTCACCTGAAAAGCAGGTAAAATACTGTCGTCATTCAGCAGCAGTCCGCCATTTTCTTTTTTAGGATTCTGTACATTCTTTAATGCTTTGGATAAGTAGCCGTTATTCATCGTCACATTGTTCTGCAGAGATATCGTAGCACCCAGTGCATCCAGATAGTTAGCTAACACAGGAATAATCGGTTTTCCGCTTGCCGGAGTCTTGTTCAGCAGAGCATCAAGGTTATCACTTTTCTGAATCTGATATAAAGTAGTAGCAGGATTCGCCCATTCTGTAGCAATTTTATCCATAATGATATCAATAGGCTGCATAGTGTCGGTAGCAGGAGGAAGCGTATTATAAGCAGCTACCCAGGCATTAAGTAAAGCCATTTGCTGATCTGTAGCTCTTGTATGGGCATCATTCAGTACAGCGGTATCTTCTACGGATAAAGAATAATTGACTTTTGAGAAAGCATCAATAAAGTAATTGGTAAATACCTGATCCAGCTGCACAGGCTCTGTATTGGCTCTAAGGTTGGAAGAGATCCAGTCGTAAGTTTTCTTATTAAACTTCAGATTAGACGGATCCTGCCAGTAATAAGGGAAATTTCCTTTGCCATTGATGGTGATTGCAGACAGGTCTGTACTTAAAACACTGGAAAGAATATCATTGGCTCTGTCTTTCAGTTCTGTAATAATTTGTGATGCTTCTACAAAGGGAGCAGCATTTTCTGGATTTTTCATGATAATAATATTTGGTATGGTTCCTACTCTTTTGTTGGCTTTTCGGATACTGCCGTTGTTCAGGGTTTGGAAGCTTCTTTTGAACATACCAAAGTAACGATGAAAAAAGACCAGATTTTAGGGTATAAATCTCTGATTTTGAAGCCAAGTATTTGTACTGTAGTGCATAGGCATTTTTACGTATAAAAAAATAATCTTCTTAAAAATCTTCGTTTTTTCTCTTAAGCATACTCACGCGTTGAAATAAAAAACATATTTAAAATCAAAAGCCTTTCAGGGTTGAAAGGCTTGTTGTAAAATGAAGATCTCTAAGAGTACAGATTGCTTTGAAAAATAATGTATCAGCTCAAAAACCGCTGGCTCATTGTTTCCAATACAGTTTCTATTCCCTCTTTTCTAAGCCATTCATATTCTACGGTTGCCAGATCACCAGCGATATAATGAACCTGCTGCTTGTGGTCTGTTGCTGCTTCATACACGATATCAGCAATGGTTTCAGGAGTATCCCGTTTCGCAGTGGAATCCGCTCTCATGGATTGAATATATTGATTGAAAACATTCTGATAATCCGGATGGGAAACCATTTGGGCATTGCTTCCAAAATGAGTTTGCATATAAGCAGGAACCACTGTTTTGATACTGATCCCCCACTCTTTCAATTCATAACTCATGCCTTCTGACCATTTTTCAAGCGCTGATTTTGTTGCAGCATATACGGAAACAAAAGGATATGGAATATTGGCTGTGGATGAGGTTACCGTAATTATTGTTCCCTTTTTTCTGGCTCTTAAATAAGGAAGAAATGATTTTGTAACCAGTATCGTTCCTAAAAAATTAGTATTGATCTGCTGGCTCAATTCTTCGTCTGTAGTTCCTTCAAAAGGTCCCATTAGTCCATAGGCGGCATTATTCAGTACTATATCTACAGGGCTTATCTTTTCTGCTTCTGAAGCAATTCCGGAAATCTGTTTCGGATCGCTGATGTCTAATTTCAGAAGATGAATATTGGGAAACTCTGTAAGCTCAGTTTCTTTTTCCGGATACCGCATAGCAGCAATTACCGTCCAGTCTTTTGATGCAAACAGCTTTGCAGCCGCCTTTCCTAATCCTGATGATGTACCTGTAATGAAAATCGTTGGGTTCATTTTTTATTTTTTAAAATTGATATCACAAATTTGCAACGATAAAAAAAGAACCTGTTTACCATTTGGTAAAAAGCAGTTTACCGGATATTTTTTCTGATTCTGCTGAGTGACTGCTGGGTAATCCCAAGATAAGAAGCAATATAGGACAAAGGAATACGGTTAACCAATGTGGGATATTTTTCCATGAATTCCAGATAGCGGGTGGTAGCATCCTGAGCTACTAACGAGCTTACTCTTTCTAATTTCTGGGCGAGTGCTTTATTTGTGATTTTCTGAATGATATTTTCCCAGTCAATAATCGTATCTGAAATATCTTTCCAGTCCTGATTAGAAAACACAAGCAAATGGCAATGGGTTGCAGCCTGTATATATTCTGTGGAAGGTACATTTTTCAGATTAAAAAGCAGATGATTCTCTTCCAGAAAAATCTTGGTGATTTCTTCTCCTTTGTTGTTGTAATAACAGATACGAAGAATTCCGTCGAGAATAAAACCTACCTGTCTCAGGACTTTTCCTGCTTCTGCAAAATACTCATCTTTGCTCAGTTCGATTTCTTGGGCTTTGCTTGTGATAAGATCTATTTGTTGCTGGTTTAAATGACCAAACTGCAGGATATATTCTATAAACTCTTTCATTATGACAAAGTTAGCAATACTTAAGGTAGAATATTTACCATTTGGTAAAAAGCAAGTTGGAGAAGAATTATAATAATTGTGAATGCATATCAATAAAACACTGCAGAGCTTTGGACTGTGGCCCGTCTTTTCTGAAAACAAGAATCGTATTCATCGTTCCCAGTTGCTTGTTCAGCCCATACGTCTTAATCCCTCTTCCCGCATAGTATTGAGTAACCACTTCCTCCGGCAATATACTGACTCCCAGGCCTGCTTCCACAAAGTTAATGACCCCTTCAATAGAATTCAGAACCGTACTTTTATAATTAAGAATTCCCTTATGGCTCAACCAGGATTCTAATCGTTCCCTGAAAATACAGCCTTCATCAAATACCACTATTTTCAGTGGTTCATTGGCGATGAGTGTCTGCAGATTCGGGCCTTTTGAGGAAGCCAGAATCACAAGCTGTTCTTCCTTAATGCAGATTTTCTCCAGTCCTTTGGCATTCACAGGGGCAGAAACAAAGGCTGCATCCAGCCTGTACTCCAAAACATCAGACAGTACTGAATCTCTGGTATCTGACTTAAACTCCAGCTCAATACCAGGGTATTTATCATCAAAAGTATTGAGGATTTCCGGAACTTTTAATGCCATTGTTGTTTCTATACAGCCTATTTTCAGGCATCCTCGGATGTTGTCACCGCTCAGAATATTGTTTTTTGCTTCTTCCACCAAATGCTGAATCTGTTTAGAATACTGCATCAGGATCATGCCTTCAGAAGTAAGCTCTACTTTTCTCGAGGTACGTGAAAAAAGCTTGGTATTAAACTCATCTTCAAGACTTTTTATTCTTGCTGTAACATTCGATTGGACGGTAAACATGACAGAGGCTGCTTTTGTAAAACTTCCCGTTTCTGCTACCGCTTCAAATATTTTTAAATCGTGTATGTTCATTTCAATTAATCATTATTAGTGATTTAAATCATTACAATTAATCGTTTTTAATAATCAAATATCCGTATTAATTTTGAACTATCAAAAAAAATAAATGAAAATAATTTCAAGACAATTCATTGCAGGTTTATCTGTTGCCTTATTCACAGGTACGATGACC
This region of Chryseobacterium culicis genomic DNA includes:
- a CDS encoding SDR family oxidoreductase; protein product: MNPTIFITGTSSGLGKAAAKLFASKDWTVIAAMRYPEKETELTEFPNIHLLKLDISDPKQISGIASEAEKISPVDIVLNNAAYGLMGPFEGTTDEELSQQINTNFLGTILVTKSFLPYLRARKKGTIITVTSSTANIPYPFVSVYAATKSALEKWSEGMSYELKEWGISIKTVVPAYMQTHFGSNAQMVSHPDYQNVFNQYIQSMRADSTAKRDTPETIADIVYEAATDHKQQVHYIAGDLATVEYEWLRKEGIETVLETMSQRFLS
- a CDS encoding LysR family transcriptional regulator; this encodes MNIHDLKIFEAVAETGSFTKAASVMFTVQSNVTARIKSLEDEFNTKLFSRTSRKVELTSEGMILMQYSKQIQHLVEEAKNNILSGDNIRGCLKIGCIETTMALKVPEILNTFDDKYPGIELEFKSDTRDSVLSDVLEYRLDAAFVSAPVNAKGLEKICIKEEQLVILASSKGPNLQTLIANEPLKIVVFDEGCIFRERLESWLSHKGILNYKSTVLNSIEGVINFVEAGLGVSILPEEVVTQYYAGRGIKTYGLNKQLGTMNTILVFRKDGPQSKALQCFIDMHSQLL
- a CDS encoding Crp/Fnr family transcriptional regulator, which translates into the protein MKEFIEYILQFGHLNQQQIDLITSKAQEIELSKDEYFAEAGKVLRQVGFILDGILRICYYNNKGEEITKIFLEENHLLFNLKNVPSTEYIQAATHCHLLVFSNQDWKDISDTIIDWENIIQKITNKALAQKLERVSSLVAQDATTRYLEFMEKYPTLVNRIPLSYIASYLGITQQSLSRIRKNIR